One Littorina saxatilis isolate snail1 linkage group LG10, US_GU_Lsax_2.0, whole genome shotgun sequence DNA window includes the following coding sequences:
- the LOC138978856 gene encoding glyoxylate reductase/hydroxypyruvate reductase-like isoform X1, whose amino-acid sequence MSVQAYITRQIPEEGMSILKKKLNVSSWCSENVMPREDLLKHVKGMNGILCTISDNMDKEVLDAAGPQLKVISTLSVGTGHIDVSECKKRGIEVLNTPDVASDSAAEFTVTLVLLVARRLLEGMDAVKNGEWGLWKPMWICGFEMGGRTLGIHGLGRVGFGIARRLKPFNIERIIYHDLYHKEYASSVGATLVDLPTLLAESDMLCICCAPTPQTIKSFNKEAFAKMKEGSILINTSRGVIVDHNDLDAALKAGRPMAAGLDVTDPEPLPIDHPLMKNPKCIITPHQGTSTWATRINMAKAAASNLYISLLEEDN is encoded by the exons ATGTCTGTACAAGCATACATTACGAGACAAATCCCGGAAGAGGGAATGTCCATCTTGAAGAAGAAACTAAACGTCTCATCGTGGTGCAGCGAAAATGTGATGCCCAGAGAAGATTTGCTGAAACATGTCAAGGGAATGAATGGAATCCTGTGTACTATCAGTGATAATATGGACAAGGAGGTTCTAGATGCAGCAG GGCCACAGTTGAAGGTGATCTCGACGTTGTCAGTGGGAACGGGGCACATAGATGTGTCAGAGTGCAAAAAGCGTGGCATTGAGGTTCTCAACACGCCTGACGTTGCCTCAGACAGTGCTGCTGAATTCACAGTCACACTCGTACTTCTGGTTGCTCGGCGCTTGCTGGAAG GCATGGATGCAGTGAAAAACGGTGAGTGGGGACTGTGGAAACCGATGTGGATCTGTGGCTTTGAGATGGGGGGACGGACACTGGGCATCCACGGCCTGGGTCGCGTCGGCTTTGGCATTGCGCGGCGCTTGAAGCCGTTCAACATTGAGCGAATCATCTACCACGACCTGTATCACAAGGAATATGCGTCCAGCGTTGGGGCCACTCTTGTTGACCTGCCCACCCTGCTTGCCGAGTCGGACATGCTGTGCATCTGCTGTGCTCCAACTCCGCAGACCATCAAAT CATTCAACAAGGAAGCGTTCGCCAAGATGAAGGAAGGCTCGATCCTGATCAACACGTCCAGGGGCGTCATTGTAGACCACAACGACCTCGACGCAGCGCTGAAGGCGGGACGACCCATGGCCGCTGGTCTCGACGTGACCGACCCGGAACCACTGCCCATCGACCACCCGCTGATGAAGAACCCCAAGTGCATCATCACGCCTCACCAGGGGACGTCCACGTGGGCTACCCGCATCAACATGGCCAAGGCTGCCGCCTCCAACCTCTACATCTCCCTGCTCG AAGAAGACAATTGA
- the LOC138978856 gene encoding glyoxylate reductase/hydroxypyruvate reductase-like isoform X2, whose product MSVQAYITRQIPEEGMSILKKKLNVSSWCSENVMPREDLLKHVKGMNGILCTISDNMDKEVLDAAGPQLKVISTLSVGTGHIDVSECKKRGIEVLNTPDVASDSAAEFTVTLVLLVARRLLEGMDAVKNGEWGLWKPMWICGFEMGGRTLGIHGLGRVGFGIARRLKPFNIERIIYHDLYHKEYASSVGATLVDLPTLLAESDMLCICCAPTPQTIKSFNKEAFAKMKEGSILINTSRGVIVDHNDLDAALKAGRPMAAGLDVTDPEPLPIDHPLMKNPKCIITPHQGTSTWATRINMAKAAASNLYISLLGH is encoded by the exons ATGTCTGTACAAGCATACATTACGAGACAAATCCCGGAAGAGGGAATGTCCATCTTGAAGAAGAAACTAAACGTCTCATCGTGGTGCAGCGAAAATGTGATGCCCAGAGAAGATTTGCTGAAACATGTCAAGGGAATGAATGGAATCCTGTGTACTATCAGTGATAATATGGACAAGGAGGTTCTAGATGCAGCAG GGCCACAGTTGAAGGTGATCTCGACGTTGTCAGTGGGAACGGGGCACATAGATGTGTCAGAGTGCAAAAAGCGTGGCATTGAGGTTCTCAACACGCCTGACGTTGCCTCAGACAGTGCTGCTGAATTCACAGTCACACTCGTACTTCTGGTTGCTCGGCGCTTGCTGGAAG GCATGGATGCAGTGAAAAACGGTGAGTGGGGACTGTGGAAACCGATGTGGATCTGTGGCTTTGAGATGGGGGGACGGACACTGGGCATCCACGGCCTGGGTCGCGTCGGCTTTGGCATTGCGCGGCGCTTGAAGCCGTTCAACATTGAGCGAATCATCTACCACGACCTGTATCACAAGGAATATGCGTCCAGCGTTGGGGCCACTCTTGTTGACCTGCCCACCCTGCTTGCCGAGTCGGACATGCTGTGCATCTGCTGTGCTCCAACTCCGCAGACCATCAAAT CATTCAACAAGGAAGCGTTCGCCAAGATGAAGGAAGGCTCGATCCTGATCAACACGTCCAGGGGCGTCATTGTAGACCACAACGACCTCGACGCAGCGCTGAAGGCGGGACGACCCATGGCCGCTGGTCTCGACGTGACCGACCCGGAACCACTGCCCATCGACCACCCGCTGATGAAGAACCCCAAGTGCATCATCACGCCTCACCAGGGGACGTCCACGTGGGCTACCCGCATCAACATGGCCAAGGCTGCCGCCTCCAACCTCTACATCTCCCTGCTCG GACATTGA